CTGCGCGACGTGACCGGTGCCGACGAGTTGCTCGTCACCACCATCACGCACGAACACGCCGACCGGGTCCGTTCGCTGGAACTACTGGCCGGCACGTGGATCGGCTGAACGGCGGACGCCTGGCGGCACGACGCGATGGGGCATGTGTCCGGAACCTGCCGCCGTGATCGATCTCCGAGGTAAAGTCGGACCGGCGACGTAGGGGACGCGTCCGCCCGTTACCCGTGGAGCCGTGCACCAAGGAACCTCTTCACCGCTGTGCTCATTCACGCCTGAACGGAGCGACGATGACGATCACCCAGGTGACGCCGGACCCCAGGGCCCCGCTGGTGCGGCTGGCCGCACTGCTCGACGAGGGATCGATCGACCCGATCCACGACCCCGGCGGCCGCGGTGTGGCCGCGGTGCGGGGACGGATCGGCGGCTCGCCGGTCATGGCGTACTGCACCGACGCCACGCTGATGGGTGGCTCCCTCGGCACCGAGGAGGCGGGACGCATCATCGCCGCCATCGACGAGGCCGTCGTGCGGCGGCGTCCCGTCATCGGCCTGTGGCACTCCGGCGGCGCGCGCCTCGCCGACGGCGTGGAGTCGATGGACGCCGTGGGACGCATGTTCCAGGCGATGATCCGGGCCTCAGGACGCGTCCCCCAGATCTCGGTCGTGCTCGGCCCCGCCGCGGGGGCCGCCGCGTACGGCCCCGCGCTCACCGACCTCGTCATCATGTCCGAGCAGGGCAAGGTGTTCATCACCGGCCCCGACGTCATCTCCATGGTGACCGGCGAGCGCATCGACATGACCGGGCTCGGCGGCACCGACGTGCACGCGCGCAAGTCCGGCGTCGTGCATGTCGTCACCGACACCGAGGCGGAGGCGTACGTGCGGGCCCGCCGCATCACCGGCCTGCTCGCGCGGCACAGCGAGTTCGACGTCGAGCAGGCCGACAAGGACGACCACGACCTGATCGGCCTGCTGCCGGACCGGCCGCGCCGCGCCTACGACGTGCGGCCGTTGCTGCGCCGCCTCCTCGACGGCGGCGGGGACGCGCTGGAGGAGCTCCAGCCGAAATGGGCCCCCAACATGGTCGTCGGCCTCGGCCGGCTCGGTGGCCGCAGCATCGGTGTGGTGGCCAACAACCCGCTGCGCAAAGGTGGCTGCCTCGACTCGCTCAGCGCCGAGAAGGCGTCCCGTTTCGTCCGCATGTGCGATGCGTTCGGGTTGCCGCTGCTCGTCGTCGTGGACGTCCCCGGCTACCTGCCGGGTGTCGGCCAGGAGTGGGACGGCGTGGTGCGCCGCGGCGCCAAACTGCTGCACGCGTTCGGCGAGTCCGTCGTGCCGCGGGTCACCCTCATCACCCGCAAGTCCTACGGCGGCGCGTACATCGCGATGAACTCACGCTCGCTCGGCGCGGACGCGGTGTTCGCGTGGCCGGACGCGGAGGTCGCCGTCATGGCGGCCGAACCCGCCGTGAACGTCCTGCACCGCAAGCGCCTCGCCGCGACCCCCGAGGAGGACCGCGAGAAGCTGCGCGCCGAACTGGTCGAGGAGCACCGCCGCATCGCCGGCGGCGTCGACCGCGCCATGTCCCTCGGCGTGGTCGACGAGGTCGTCACCCCGGCCCGCACCCGCCGCCGCCTGGTGGAGGCCTTCTCCGTCATACCGGAGAGCCGCGGCAGGCACGGCAACATCCCGCTGTAGCGGCGGCCGTCCGGCAAGGCGCCGCGCACGACGACGCCGGACCGTGCGCACGGCGTGCGGTCCATGACGGTGTGCCACGGAAGGTTCGCGTGGGTCCGCGCCGCGGTACCCCGGCGGTGGCAGGAACCGCCGCCGTGACGCGGCGGCGACCCGGGGTGACGCGGCGCTTTCCCCGCGCGCACGGCAGGCCCTAAGGTGGGGCCCTGCACCGTTGCGCCGAGAACAACAGCAAGAGGTGGCCGTGCGTCCGCGTGCCCTGGGGCCGTCAGATCCGGAGCGGATAGGGGGCTACCGGCTGACCGGGACGCTCGGCGAGGGGGGTCAGGGGGTCGTCTATCTCGCCGAGGGGCCGTCCGGCGTGCGGGTCGCGGTGAAGGTACTGCGCGACGTGGACGCCGAGAGCCACCGGCGTTTCCTGCGGGAGGCCGACACCGCGCGCAGGGTCGCGCCGTTCTGCACGGCACGCGTGCTCGACGCCGGCACCGCCGACGGACGTCCCTACGTGGTCAGCGAGTACATCCCCGGTCCCTCGCTCGCCGAGACGGTCACCAGTGACGGGCCGCGCACCGGCAGCGGCCTGCAGCGGCTCGCGGTCGCCACCTTGACCGCGCTCGCGGCGATCCACCGGGCCGGTGTCGTGCACCGCGACGTCAAACCGGCCAACGTGATCCTCGGTCCCGAAGGTCCGGTGGTCATCGACTTCGGCATCGCCCGCGACCTCGGCCAGGGGACCACGTCCACCGGCCTGGTCGGCACCCCCGCGTACGTCTCCCCCGAACTGCTCGCCGGTCACACCCCCGGCACCGCGTCCGACGTGTTCAGCTGGGCCGCCACGATGGTGTACGCCGCGACCGGCCGCACGGCCTTCCGCGGCGGCAACCTCACCGCGCTGCTGTACGCCATCAGCACCGCCGACCCCGACCTGACCGGCGTCCCCGCCGACCTGCACCCATTGCTGTCCGCCTCCCTGGCCAAGGACCCCACGGCCCGGCCCTCCGCCACCACCCTCCTGCGCGAACTCACCGGCGACGACACCCCCCTCACCACCGGCCCGTCACTCCCCGCCACCACACTCACCCCCTCCCCGGCCCCGACCGGCCATCCCGACCCGGCGGCCCCACCCCCTCACCCCGGCCCCGCCGCCTTACCCGGCCCCGGCCCCACCGCACGTCTCACACCATCCGACCGCGGCCACACGACCCGGTTCACAGAGTCCGCACCCGGCCCCACCGCACAGTTCACAGGATCCGCACCCGGCCCCACCGCACAGTTCACAGGATCCGGACCCGGCCCCACAGCACAGTTCACAGAGTCCGGACCCGGCCGTACTTCACCGGTCGCACCCTCTGGATCCGGCCATACCGCACCTGGACCCGGCCCCATCGCACCGGTCGCTCCGTCCGGTTCCGCGGGTACGGCACCGCTGGACGCGGCGACGGGGCCGCCGGCCTCCGGCGCCGCGCCGGCCGTCGCCGGCCCGCGCGGACCCAGCGCGCGGAGGCGGCGGCTGTTGTGGCCCGCCGCCGCGGTCGTGGCGGCGGTCCTCGTCACGGCGGTGGTCCTCGTGGTGCGGCCCCCGTGGGGGACGGGACCCGCGGCGGGGAAGCTGCTGTACGCGGACGACTTCTCCGAGCGGGGCAACTGGGACGGGTACACCTTCGCGCCTGACGCGGCGGACGACTCGCGGACCACCCACGGGTACGAGATCGACCGTGGCGTGTACAGCATCCACGCCGACACCACCGACCCCCACGGCGCCGCCTTCTCCCCCGTGCCGCCGAAGGGGTCGGCCACACCGGAGCGTGACGTGCTGATCGCGGTCACCGCGCGGCTCAAGGAAGGCTCGGCGAGCCCCGGCGTCCTCGGGCTGACGTGCCGCTGGGACGAGGACGTGCCGCACGGCTACGCCTTCACGCTCGGCCTCGACGGGACCGCTCGCATCACCAGGACCACCTCAGGCGAGCGCCTGGACGTGATCCCCCCGGCCAAGCTGAGCCCCCCGGCCCCCGGGACGGACGTCCGCCTGCAGGCGCGCTGTGCGCGCTCCGGCACCGGCGTGGCCCTCACCTTCTGGGTCGACGGCTCCGAGGCCCTCGACGCGGTGGACACCGAACCACCCCCGGAGACCGCCAACAGCCAGGTCGGCCTCCTCACCCAGGTCCCCGAAGCAGGCGGCGGCGACCTCACCGTCTCCTTCGACGACTTCACCGTGCACCTCCCCGCCTGACCCCCCATCCCGACCCAGCCGGCCACGCGCACCAACCCCGCCTGCACCGGACAGCGCACCCGAGCCGGCCACGCGCACCGACCCCGCCTGCACCGGACAGCGCACCCGAGCCGGCCACGCGCACCGACCCCGCCGAGGTCGGACAGCGCACCCGAGCCGGCCGCCTGACCGGGGGACCCTCCGCGTGGGGGCCGGAGGGCCCCGGAGCACCGGGGAGGCCGTGGTCAGTCCTGCGGGGTGATGTCGACCATCCAGTTGACGCCGTAGCGGTCGACGCAGGAGCCGTACTCGTCGCCCCACATCTGCTTCTCCAGCGGGACGGTGACGGTGCCGCTCTCGGAGAGCTGCTGCCAGTGGCCGCGGAGCAGGTCGGCGTCGTCGCCGCTGAGGCTGATCGTGATGTTGTCGCCGACGGTGCGGGTCATGCCCGGCGGGGTGTCGGAGCCCATGATGGTGAAGCCCTGAGGGGTCTCCAGCGTGCCGTGCATGATCTTGTCGGCCAGCTCGGGCTGAGGTGCGCCGAACTCGCCGAAGGTGCGCAGGGTGAGGTCGCCGCCGAAGACGGACCGGTAGAACTCCATGGCCTCGCGCGCGTCGCCGTCGAAGCCGATATAGGGATTGAGCTTGCTGGTCATGACAATCTCCAGGGTCGTGCCGAAGCCGTTCACCGCCACAGTAACGACAGGGACCGACAGAATCGGTCCACGACCTGCGGGGGTTCGGACCCGGCCGCGAGGGTCCGCGCGGCTGTCGCGCGGCGCGCCGGGTTCGGATCCGATGCGTGACGGGTTCAGATCCAGCCGCGGCGGGTGGCCTCCATGGCGATCTGGAAGCGGGTGCGTGCGCCGACGCGGTTCATCAGTTTGGTGACGTGGCGCTGCACGGTGCGTTCGCTCCAGCCGAGTGCGCGGCCGGCGGCCTTGTCGGTGGCGCCTGACGCCAGCAGGGCCAGCAGCCGGGTCTCCTCCTCGGACAGGTCGGGGGTGGCGGGGGTGCCGAGGCGGACCGGGACGGCGCGGTCCCAGGTCGTCTCGAACAGTGCGATCAGCGCGTCGAGCAGCGGCGAGGGGTGGATGATGTAGGACGCGGTGACCTGGTTGTCGCCGGACCGGAGCAGGGGGAGCATCGCCAGGCGGTCGTCGGAGACGGCGAGTTTCATCGGCACCTCGGCGATCCGCGCCTGCTCACCCTGCCGCACCCCGACAATGACGTCGTCCAGCCAGCCCGGCAGCTCCAGAGCGCTCGTGTCGTAGACGACGCGGTACCGCACGCCGCGCCGCAACAGGTCCAGTTCGACGTGGTTGGACTCGGTGTGCCCCTTCGGCGCGGCGTACGGGGGCCGGTCGAAGCCCCGCATCTGCGCGTGCGTGTCCTGCTGCATGCGGACCCAGCGGTGGTTGACCTCGTCCCTGCCGGAGATGACCTCGATCAGCTCTCCGGGGTGCGCGAACCGGGTCCCCGCGCGGTACATCTCCATCAGCGTCCTGATGTGCACGCGGACACCCTGCAGTCCCGCTTCGCGTTCGCGCAGCACGGCCTCCAGCCCGCGGTCCGGCGAGACGGCGACATAACGGACGGGACGGGTGGCCGTCCGGCTGGCGAGGCCGATGCTCGTGAGGGTGCGCAGCGCGCGCCTGACGGCCGATTCCGGCAGGTGACAGTCCTGGACCAGTTCGGCGCCTGTGGCCTGCGTCCGGCGCACCAGCGCGTCGTACACCGTCTCGTCCTGCTGGCTCAACCCGATGGCCTCTAGCACTACGTCTCCACCTCGTCCTGCCGGCTCGACCCGACGGCCTCCAGCACGAGGCCTCCGCCGACGTAACCCCCGATGAACCGGCTCATTGTCGCATTCACGCCACCTGTCGGGTATTCGCCGCTTCATCGCCTTGAGCGGCTGTCGCCTGACATGTCAGCGTTTTGCCTGCGTCCCCGCGTGCATCCCCCCGAAGGAGCCTCAATGTCGTTGTGCGCCCCGCGTTCGCGCGGGCGACGCCTGATCGTCGCGGTGTCGCTGACCCTCGGGTCGCTGCTGACGGCCCTCCCCGCGGTTCCCGCGGCGGCACAGGAGCCCCCGGCCGACCCCTCTCACGCAGGCAAGATCGCACCGGAGTTGCTGCGCCGGCCGGGTGACGCGAAGGCCCGTGCCGGCGACCGCGTCGAGGCGGTCGTCATCGTGAACGCTCCCGAGCCCGCCGGGACGGCGCCTCCCGCCGACGTACCCGGCGAACTGGAGAAGACGGCCGAGGCCACACAGGCCCCGGTGGCCGGCCTGGTCGAGTCCCATGGGGACCAGGTGCTCAACACGTTCTGGCTGAAGAACATGCTCCTGGTCCGGGTCAGGCCCGCCACGCTGGACGCGCTGGCCGCGTCTCCCCTGGTGAAGCGGGTCATCCCCAACTTCAGGCTGACGGCGCCTGAGACCGCGCCGCGCCAGGCGGCGGCCGAAGGGGAGACCACCTGGGGCATCGAGAAGATCGGCGCCGACCGGGTGCGGAGCGAGCGCGGCCTCACCGGCGAAGGCGTGCGCGTCGCGGTGCTCGACACCGGTGTCGACATCACCCACCCCGACCTCACCGGCAGGCTCGCCACCGACGACGCCGCCGACCCGTACTTCCCCGGCGGCTGGATCGAGTTCGGCCCGGACGGCAGGCCGCTGCCGACCATGCCGCACGACAGCAGCTACCACGGCACCCACGTGGCCGGCACCATCGCCGGAGGCGACGCCTCAGGCACGCGGATCGGTGTGGCGCCGGGGGTCGAGCTGATGGCCGGCCTGGTCATCCCCGGTGGCAACGGCACGCTGGCCCAGGTGATCGCCGGCATGCAGTGGGCCGTCGCGCCGTACGACAGGAACGGCAGGCCGGCCGGCGAGCCGGCCGACATCGTCAGCATGTCGCTTGGCGGTGAGGGCTTCTCCGACGAGATGATCGAGCCCACGCGCAACATCCTGCGGGCCGGCGCGTTCCCGTCGTTCGCCATCGGCAACGACTGCCTGCCAGGCGGATCGGGCAGCCCCGGCAACGTGTTCGAGGCGGTCGCGGTCGGCGCGACCGGCCCCGGCGACGAGGTGCCGGACTTCTCCTGCGGCGGCGTGGTGCGGCGTGCGGACTGGACGGACGCGCCAGGCGAGTGGCCGGACACCTACGTCGTGCCGGACGTGTCCGCACCCGGCGTGGACGTGCTGTCGGCCGTACCCGGCGGCGGCTACCGCGAGGCCAGCGGCACCTCGATGGCCACGCCGCACGTCTCCGGCGTCGTCGCGCTCATGTTGCAGGCCCGGCCGGAGCTCGGGGTCGCCGAGGCCCTCGCCATCCTGGAAGGCACGTCCTTCTCCGACGACCGGTACGGCCCCCGGCCCAACCCGCGGTACGGCGCCGGCCGGATCGACGCCCACGCCGCGGTCGCCGAGGCCGCGCTCACCAGTGGGGTGCGCGGCACCGTCACCGACGGAAAGACCGGTGAGCCGCTGGCCGGCGTGACCGTCACCAGGAGCGGCACGGGCCGCGCGGTGACGACCGACGCCGGCGGCCGGTTCGAGTTCCGCGCCGCCGCGGGCTCCTACGACCTGACCCTGACCAGGTTCGGCTACAAGCAGCGGCAGGCCGGCGTCGTCGTGCGGCGGGACCGCTTCACCGGCACGCGGATCGAGCTGGACCGGACCCGGCGCGGGACGATCTCCGGCCAGGTCGTGTACG
The window above is part of the Sphaerisporangium rubeum genome. Proteins encoded here:
- a CDS encoding VOC family protein, with protein sequence MTSKLNPYIGFDGDAREAMEFYRSVFGGDLTLRTFGEFGAPQPELADKIMHGTLETPQGFTIMGSDTPPGMTRTVGDNITISLSGDDADLLRGHWQQLSESGTVTVPLEKQMWGDEYGSCVDRYGVNWMVDITPQD
- a CDS encoding protein kinase domain-containing protein, with the protein product MRPRALGPSDPERIGGYRLTGTLGEGGQGVVYLAEGPSGVRVAVKVLRDVDAESHRRFLREADTARRVAPFCTARVLDAGTADGRPYVVSEYIPGPSLAETVTSDGPRTGSGLQRLAVATLTALAAIHRAGVVHRDVKPANVILGPEGPVVIDFGIARDLGQGTTSTGLVGTPAYVSPELLAGHTPGTASDVFSWAATMVYAATGRTAFRGGNLTALLYAISTADPDLTGVPADLHPLLSASLAKDPTARPSATTLLRELTGDDTPLTTGPSLPATTLTPSPAPTGHPDPAAPPPHPGPAALPGPGPTARLTPSDRGHTTRFTESAPGPTAQFTGSAPGPTAQFTGSGPGPTAQFTESGPGRTSPVAPSGSGHTAPGPGPIAPVAPSGSAGTAPLDAATGPPASGAAPAVAGPRGPSARRRRLLWPAAAVVAAVLVTAVVLVVRPPWGTGPAAGKLLYADDFSERGNWDGYTFAPDAADDSRTTHGYEIDRGVYSIHADTTDPHGAAFSPVPPKGSATPERDVLIAVTARLKEGSASPGVLGLTCRWDEDVPHGYAFTLGLDGTARITRTTSGERLDVIPPAKLSPPAPGTDVRLQARCARSGTGVALTFWVDGSEALDAVDTEPPPETANSQVGLLTQVPEAGGGDLTVSFDDFTVHLPA
- a CDS encoding S8 family serine peptidase; protein product: MSLCAPRSRGRRLIVAVSLTLGSLLTALPAVPAAAQEPPADPSHAGKIAPELLRRPGDAKARAGDRVEAVVIVNAPEPAGTAPPADVPGELEKTAEATQAPVAGLVESHGDQVLNTFWLKNMLLVRVRPATLDALAASPLVKRVIPNFRLTAPETAPRQAAAEGETTWGIEKIGADRVRSERGLTGEGVRVAVLDTGVDITHPDLTGRLATDDAADPYFPGGWIEFGPDGRPLPTMPHDSSYHGTHVAGTIAGGDASGTRIGVAPGVELMAGLVIPGGNGTLAQVIAGMQWAVAPYDRNGRPAGEPADIVSMSLGGEGFSDEMIEPTRNILRAGAFPSFAIGNDCLPGGSGSPGNVFEAVAVGATGPGDEVPDFSCGGVVRRADWTDAPGEWPDTYVVPDVSAPGVDVLSAVPGGGYREASGTSMATPHVSGVVALMLQARPELGVAEALAILEGTSFSDDRYGPRPNPRYGAGRIDAHAAVAEAALTSGVRGTVTDGKTGEPLAGVTVTRSGTGRAVTTDAGGRFEFRAAAGSYDLTLTRFGYKQRQAGVVVRRDRFTGTRIELDRTRRGTISGQVVYGPTGTTVPGAAVTVLGVPDRLTGATDLHGRYTIAGVPEGDYQVAAAAPGVSRSGPANVRVRTGTARLDLALPAPPPTERVSLTADHKQAGGDVWWPRVSADGNHVVYASAASNLVPDDTNDDLDVFATDLRTGETERVSVASDGTQADAFSLVPMVSADGRFVGFNSGATNLVPGDTNGVADTFVRDRLAGTTERISVGPDGTQADDMSSQPSFSADGRFAVFISDATNLVAGDTNGVTDVFVRDRAAGTTERVSVGDGGVQGEASSREQSISADGRYVAFESASANLVPGDTNGVHDVFVRDRAAGTTERIPVPDGTEPGSPVISADGQVVVYMAGFQIFVYDRKAGTTTRVSAALDGTPADSLSFAPSLSDDGRTVAFYTYAANLVPGDTNGQTDVYVRDLAAGTLERVSGGLGGAEGDGTSELPALSGDGRYVAFQSTSANLVDGDTNRRSDIFLHDRRPGPEPRFAVSTLEITPATAHPGRPVRVTAWVKNVGEKAGAYVADLVVGDRPEPRRTVQAAPGTAVRLTFEVRRTEPGTYTVRLGPLTGTFTVSRR
- a CDS encoding acyl-CoA carboxylase subunit beta codes for the protein MTITQVTPDPRAPLVRLAALLDEGSIDPIHDPGGRGVAAVRGRIGGSPVMAYCTDATLMGGSLGTEEAGRIIAAIDEAVVRRRPVIGLWHSGGARLADGVESMDAVGRMFQAMIRASGRVPQISVVLGPAAGAAAYGPALTDLVIMSEQGKVFITGPDVISMVTGERIDMTGLGGTDVHARKSGVVHVVTDTEAEAYVRARRITGLLARHSEFDVEQADKDDHDLIGLLPDRPRRAYDVRPLLRRLLDGGGDALEELQPKWAPNMVVGLGRLGGRSIGVVANNPLRKGGCLDSLSAEKASRFVRMCDAFGLPLLVVVDVPGYLPGVGQEWDGVVRRGAKLLHAFGESVVPRVTLITRKSYGGAYIAMNSRSLGADAVFAWPDAEVAVMAAEPAVNVLHRKRLAATPEEDREKLRAELVEEHRRIAGGVDRAMSLGVVDEVVTPARTRRRLVEAFSVIPESRGRHGNIPL
- a CDS encoding helix-turn-helix domain-containing protein → MLEAIGLSQQDETVYDALVRRTQATGAELVQDCHLPESAVRRALRTLTSIGLASRTATRPVRYVAVSPDRGLEAVLREREAGLQGVRVHIRTLMEMYRAGTRFAHPGELIEVISGRDEVNHRWVRMQQDTHAQMRGFDRPPYAAPKGHTESNHVELDLLRRGVRYRVVYDTSALELPGWLDDVIVGVRQGEQARIAEVPMKLAVSDDRLAMLPLLRSGDNQVTASYIIHPSPLLDALIALFETTWDRAVPVRLGTPATPDLSEEETRLLALLASGATDKAAGRALGWSERTVQRHVTKLMNRVGARTRFQIAMEATRRGWI